One window of Felis catus isolate Fca126 chromosome D4, F.catus_Fca126_mat1.0, whole genome shotgun sequence genomic DNA carries:
- the FIBCD1 gene encoding fibrinogen C domain-containing protein 1 isoform X2, producing the protein MVNDRWKTMGGASQLEDRPRDKPQWPSCGYVLCTVLLSLAVLLAVAVTGAVLFLNHTHVPGTAPPPVVSTGPAGANSALVTVERADSSRLSILIDPRCPDLADGFARLEGARASVLQALAELQAQPRLAGERERELLDTLVDQLPRLLARASELQAECVGLRKGLGVLGQGLGALQSEQGRLIQLLSESQGHMAHLLNSVSDVLDALQRDRGLGRPRVKADLQRAPARGLRPRGCASGSPPRDCLDVLLSGQQEDGIYSVFPTHYPAGFQVYCDMRTDGGGWTVFQRREDGSVNFFRGWEAYRDGFGKLTGEHWLGLRRIHALTTQAAYELHVDLEDFENGTAYARYGSFGVGLFSVDPEEDGYPLTVADYSGTAGDSLLKHSGMRFTTKDRDSDHSENNCAAFYRGAWWYRNCHTSNLNGQYLRGAHASYADGIEWSSWTGWQYSLKFSEMKIRPVREDR; encoded by the exons TGGCCAAGCTGCGGCTACGTGCTGTGCACGGTGCTGCTCTCGCTGGCGGTGCTGCTGGCCGTGGCCGTCACGGGCGCCGTGCTCTTCCTGAACCACACCCACGTGCCAGGCACGGCGCCCCCGCCCGTCGTCAGCACCGGGCCCGCAGGTGCCAACAGCGCCCTGGTCACCGTGGAGAGGGCCGACAGCTCGCGCCTCAGCATTCTCATCGACCCGCGCTGCCCCGACCTCGCCGACGGCTTCGCCCGCCTGGAGGGCGCCCGGGCCTCCGTGCTGCAGGCCCTGGCGGAGCTGCAGGCCCAGCCGAGGCTGGCGGGCGAGCGGGAGCGGGAGCTTCTGGACACGCTGGTGGACCAGCTGCCCCGGCTGCTGGCCCGGGCCTCCGAGCTGCAGGCGGAGTGTGTGGGGCTGCGGAAGGGCCTCGGCGTGCTGGGCCAGGGGCTCGGCGCCCTGCAGAGCGAGCAGGGCCGCCTCATCCAG CTTCTCTCCGAGAGTCAAGGCCACATGGCTCACCTGCTGAACTCGGTCAGTGACGTACTAGACGCCCTGCAGAGGGACCGGGGGCTGGGCCGGCCCCGCGTCAAGGCTGACCTTCAGAGGGCGCCTGCAAGGGGATTGCGGCCCCGGGGCTGCGCCAGCG GCTCTCCGCCACGCGACTGCCTGGACGTGCTCCTGAGCGGACAGCAGGAGGATGGCATTTACTCAGTCTTCCCCACACACTACCCTGCCGGCTTCCAGGTCTACTGTGACATGCGCACGGACGGCGGCGGCTGGACG GTGTTTCAGCGCCGGGAGGACGGCTCCGTGAACTTCTTCCGAGGCTGGGAAGCGTACCGGGACGGCTTCGGCAAGCTCACGGGGGAGCACTGGCTAG GGCTCAGGAGGATCCACGCTCTGACCACGCAGGCCGCCTACGAGCTCCACGTGGACCTCGAGGACTTCGAGAACGGCACGGCCTACGCCCGCTACGGGAGCTTTGGCGTGGGCTTGTTTTCTGTGGACCCGGAGGAAGACGGCTACCCGCTCACCGTGGCCGACTACTCGGGCACTGCAG GGGACTCCCTCCTGAAGCACAGCGGCATGAGGTTCACCACCAAGGACCGCGACAGTGACCACTCGGAGAACAACTGCGCGGCCTTCTACCGCGGCGCCTGGTGGTACCGCAACTGCCACACGTCCAACCTGAACGGGCAGTACCTGCGGGGCGCGCACGCCTCCTACGCCGACGGCATCGAGTGGTCCTCCTGGACCGGCTGGCAGTACTCGCTCAAGTTCTCCGAGATGAAGATCCGGCCGGTCCGCGAGGACCGCTAG
- the FIBCD1 gene encoding fibrinogen C domain-containing protein 1 isoform X1, with product MVNDRWKTMGGASQLEDRPRDKPQLSLPESARQTPTCGAGRVIIASTLQWPSCGYVLCTVLLSLAVLLAVAVTGAVLFLNHTHVPGTAPPPVVSTGPAGANSALVTVERADSSRLSILIDPRCPDLADGFARLEGARASVLQALAELQAQPRLAGERERELLDTLVDQLPRLLARASELQAECVGLRKGLGVLGQGLGALQSEQGRLIQLLSESQGHMAHLLNSVSDVLDALQRDRGLGRPRVKADLQRAPARGLRPRGCASGSPPRDCLDVLLSGQQEDGIYSVFPTHYPAGFQVYCDMRTDGGGWTVFQRREDGSVNFFRGWEAYRDGFGKLTGEHWLGLRRIHALTTQAAYELHVDLEDFENGTAYARYGSFGVGLFSVDPEEDGYPLTVADYSGTAGDSLLKHSGMRFTTKDRDSDHSENNCAAFYRGAWWYRNCHTSNLNGQYLRGAHASYADGIEWSSWTGWQYSLKFSEMKIRPVREDR from the exons CTCTCTCTTCCTGAGTCTGCACGGCAGACACCCACGTGTGGGGCAGGGCGTGTCATTATTGCctccactttacag TGGCCAAGCTGCGGCTACGTGCTGTGCACGGTGCTGCTCTCGCTGGCGGTGCTGCTGGCCGTGGCCGTCACGGGCGCCGTGCTCTTCCTGAACCACACCCACGTGCCAGGCACGGCGCCCCCGCCCGTCGTCAGCACCGGGCCCGCAGGTGCCAACAGCGCCCTGGTCACCGTGGAGAGGGCCGACAGCTCGCGCCTCAGCATTCTCATCGACCCGCGCTGCCCCGACCTCGCCGACGGCTTCGCCCGCCTGGAGGGCGCCCGGGCCTCCGTGCTGCAGGCCCTGGCGGAGCTGCAGGCCCAGCCGAGGCTGGCGGGCGAGCGGGAGCGGGAGCTTCTGGACACGCTGGTGGACCAGCTGCCCCGGCTGCTGGCCCGGGCCTCCGAGCTGCAGGCGGAGTGTGTGGGGCTGCGGAAGGGCCTCGGCGTGCTGGGCCAGGGGCTCGGCGCCCTGCAGAGCGAGCAGGGCCGCCTCATCCAG CTTCTCTCCGAGAGTCAAGGCCACATGGCTCACCTGCTGAACTCGGTCAGTGACGTACTAGACGCCCTGCAGAGGGACCGGGGGCTGGGCCGGCCCCGCGTCAAGGCTGACCTTCAGAGGGCGCCTGCAAGGGGATTGCGGCCCCGGGGCTGCGCCAGCG GCTCTCCGCCACGCGACTGCCTGGACGTGCTCCTGAGCGGACAGCAGGAGGATGGCATTTACTCAGTCTTCCCCACACACTACCCTGCCGGCTTCCAGGTCTACTGTGACATGCGCACGGACGGCGGCGGCTGGACG GTGTTTCAGCGCCGGGAGGACGGCTCCGTGAACTTCTTCCGAGGCTGGGAAGCGTACCGGGACGGCTTCGGCAAGCTCACGGGGGAGCACTGGCTAG GGCTCAGGAGGATCCACGCTCTGACCACGCAGGCCGCCTACGAGCTCCACGTGGACCTCGAGGACTTCGAGAACGGCACGGCCTACGCCCGCTACGGGAGCTTTGGCGTGGGCTTGTTTTCTGTGGACCCGGAGGAAGACGGCTACCCGCTCACCGTGGCCGACTACTCGGGCACTGCAG GGGACTCCCTCCTGAAGCACAGCGGCATGAGGTTCACCACCAAGGACCGCGACAGTGACCACTCGGAGAACAACTGCGCGGCCTTCTACCGCGGCGCCTGGTGGTACCGCAACTGCCACACGTCCAACCTGAACGGGCAGTACCTGCGGGGCGCGCACGCCTCCTACGCCGACGGCATCGAGTGGTCCTCCTGGACCGGCTGGCAGTACTCGCTCAAGTTCTCCGAGATGAAGATCCGGCCGGTCCGCGAGGACCGCTAG